A genomic segment from Castor canadensis chromosome 1, mCasCan1.hap1v2, whole genome shotgun sequence encodes:
- the Fads3 gene encoding fatty acid desaturase 3 gives MGGVGEPGGGSGPREGPAQPGAPLPTFRWEQIRRHDLPGDKWLVIERRVYDISRWAQRHPGGSRLIGHHGAEDATDAFHAFHQDLHFVRKFLRPLLIGELAPEEPSQDGAQNTQLIEDFRALRQTAKDMKLFEADPIFFALLLGHILAMEVLGWLIVYLLGPGWVSSTLAALILAISQAQSWCLQHDLGHASIFRKSRWNHVAQQFVMGQLKGFSAHWWNFRHFQHHAKPNIFHKDPDVTVAPVFLLGESSVEYGKKKRRYLPYNHQHLYFFLIGPPLLTLVNFEVENLAYMLVCMRWTDLLWAASFYSRFFLSYIPFYGIPGALLLFVAVRVLESHWFVWITQMNHIPKEIGHEKHRDWANSQLAATCNVEPSLFIDWFSGHLNFQIEHHLFPTMPRHNYRKVAPLVKALCAKHGLHYEVKPFLTALVDIIRSLKKSGNVWLDAYLHQ, from the exons ATGGGCGGCGTCGGGGAGCCCGGCGGGGGGTCGGGGCCTCGGGAGGGGCCCGCGCAGCCAGGGGCGCCTCTGCCCACCTTCCGCTGGGAGCAAATCCGCCGGCACGACCTGCCGGGCGACAAGTGGCTGGTCATTGAGCGCCGCGTCTACGACATCAGCCGCTGGGCGCAGAGGCACCCCGGGGGCAGCCGCCTCATCGGCCACCACGGCGCTGAGGACGCCACG GATGCCTTCCACGCCTTCCACCAGGATCTCCATTTTGTGCGCAAGTTCCTGCGGCCGCTGCTGATAGGAGAACTGGCCCCAGAGGAGCCCAGCCAGGATGGAGCTCAGAAT ACCCAGCTGATCGAGGACTTCCGAGCACTGCGCCAGACAGCCAAGGACATGAAGCTGTTTGAGGCTGATCCCATCTTCTTTGCTCTCCTGCTGGGCCACATCCTGGCTATGGAAGTGCTGGGCTGGCTCATCGTCTACCTCCTGGGCCCTGGCTGGGTGTCCAGCACTCTTGCTGCCCTCATTCTGGCCATCTCTCAG GCTCAGAGCTGGTGTCTGCAGCATGACCTGGGCCATGCCTCCATCTTCAGGAAGTCCCGGTGGAACCATGTAGCCCAGCAGTTTGTGATGGGGCAGCTGAAG GGCTTCTCTGCCCACTGGTGGAACTTCCGCCACTTCCAGCACCATGCCAAACCCAACATCTTCCACAAGGACCCGGATGTGACAGTGGCACCTGTCTTCCTCCTGGGGGAGTCATCTGTGGAG TATGGCAAGAAGAAACGCAGATACCTACCCTACAACCACCAGCACCTGTACTTTTTCCTGA TTGGCCCACCACTTCTCACCCTGGTGAACTTTGAAGTGGAAAATCTGGCATACATGCTGGTGTGCATGCGGTGGACG GACTTGCTCTGGGCCGCCAGCTTCTACTCTCGCTTCTTCTTGTCCTACATCCCCTTCTACGGTATCCCTGGGGCACTCCTCCTCTTTGTTGCTGTCAG GGTCCTGGAGAGCCACTGGTTTGTGTGGATCACACAGATGAACCACATCCCCAAAGAGATTGGCCATGAGAAGCACCGGGACTGGGCCAATTCTCAG CTGGCTGCCACTTGCAACGTGGAACCCTCACTCTTCATTGACTGGTTCAGCGGGCACCTCAACTTTCAGATCGAGCACCA CCTCTTCCCCACAATGCCGAGGCACAACTACCGCAAGGTGGCCCCACTGGTCAAAGCACTGTGTGCCAAGCACGGCCTGCATTATGAGGTGAAGCCTTTCCTCACTGCCCTGGTGGACATCATCAG GTCCTTGAAGAAGTCTGGCAATGTCTGGCTGGACGCCTACCTCCACCAGTGA